Part of the Sulfurimonas sp. genome, CGGTAGAGCTCAGCTTATAGAGGCAAAAAAGCTTGATGAGTACTCATATCTGGCAAATATAGATGTCGGGAAAAGTAACTATGATAAGCATAACGCTGCAAACGGTGCCAAGCTATCAAGAGACGGCAAAAGAATTCAAGCCTATGTCAGTCTGCAAAAAGAGGATAACTTTTTAGTAGAGCTCGGTGCCGGAGGAGAGAATAGTGATATTTTTGCCGGTTTCGGTCCATCGGTTAGAGGCGGTTCTTTTGACTCAAAAAGTATGTATGTAAACTTTACAAAATATTTTGATAATGACCTTAAGCTTATTTTGGGAAGTGATTATGAAGAAATCAAGGTAAGAAACTTGGACAGTATGGGCATAACTCTTCAAGATAGAACAAAGGCTTATGACCTATCTATAGAAAACGGCGCACAAACAAACAACGCCATTTTGGAAAAAAAAGCTATCTACGGAGACAACTATATTTTAGTCGGTGCAGAAACTAGGTTTAAAAAGTTTTTTCTTAATGAGCTAAAGAGCAACGGTGTAGATAAACCCGTAATAGTCGGTCCAAGGGACCTTGATATTTATATGCTCTATATAGAAGATGAGTATAAGTTTAATAAAAATCATTCTGCAACACTCGGTGCAAAAGTTGATTACTACAAAAACTATATGAGCGAATCAGCCACCCAAAAGCTGATTCGTTTTGCTTATAATGGGCAACTTAGAGATGATTTTTCACTTAAATTTTTTACTCAAAAAAATTACACCTACCCTATATTTGCACAAACAACTTTCTCACCGCTCTACTACCCAAATCCAAACCTAAAAGCTACTACCGGTAATCTAGTAAAGATTGAGGGTGAGTACAAAAAAGATGCTCTAACCCTTACTCTTGGAGTGGGTGGGTCTAAAAGCAAAAACGGTATCGCATTCGACAGGGTCAGCAACAGATATATAAATAATCCTGACACTGCCGATTTTAGACAACTCTTTATAAACACAAAATATAAATTTAATGAAGACAACAAACTATTTGTGGAATACTTTATTGCCGATAAAGACAAAACTCATCTTGGTTCTGACAACGGTGCGTTAGTGCAGCTATTTAACAAAGTCGGTAGATTTGACTTCTATAATGAGCTTGTATATAGATCTGCATACATAGATATGATGGGGTACGAAATAGACGCGGGATACGACTATACGGCAGGTGCTATATACCATTACAGCAAAAATCTTGACTTAAAAGTAAAAGGTGAAAACATCTTTGACAGAGCAAGCCAGTCAAATATAAACGGTGTATTTACCTCAGCGATAGAGAGAAGAGCCATTTTCACGCTGGAGTATACTTTTTAGATGAAAGCAATAATCGGGGTATTTTTTTTAATCACTTTAGCTTTTGCAGCTGATAATACGCATGCCATAAAAGCGGAGATACTAGAAAAAATATTTGCAAATATCTCTATGAAAAAAGAGCTGATTATCTGGTCTGACGATAAAGAACTGATTGGAGAGTTTGATAAAAAAGGAACTTTTACAACAACGACTCATTGCAAAGATGCCACACTCCTTATCCTGGAAAATAAAAAAAATATAGAGAAAGTATGCCATGAGAAAGCTGTTTTTGTACTTGACTATGCCCTCTTAAAAGAGATTCCGCAAAGCTTCGGTGCCATTTTTTGGAAAAAAGGCAGACCCAATATTGTTATTTTAGCACCCAGAGCAAAAGCGCAATCAATAATAGTCTCAGATAAATTGGATGATTATGTTGAGGATAAGATATGGTAAAGAGCAAAGATTTTTTTATCTTTTTTCTTCTTCTGGTTTTAGGTATATTTTTCATCTACATTTACAGCAATATCAAAACAACAAAAGAGGATGTTTACAATCGCATCGAAACAGATCAGATAGAGCAGATCTCAACCATACTAAATGCAGTGCAGAAAGATTTTACGACATCTCTAAAGATTAAAAATTCCGACGAACTGCTAAATGCGTTTATGGAAGAAGGGAACGCAAAAAAGTATGAAGAGATAATCTCTTTGATTATGACGGCAAATATAAAATATGCTTATATACTCTATAAAGACGAGAAAAATAAATTTAGATTTATCTTAGATGCTTCAAAAACGGACAAAGCGAGTTTTTACCAAAAGTTTGATGTTAGTAGAAACGAGTATTTTGATGTATATAGTACTAAAAAACCCGTGATTTTAAAACAAAAGGATATAGAAAATCTCTATATAACTCTACTTCATCCCATAATAATAAACAATGAAGTAGCCGCTCTTTTTAGTGTCGATATCACAACAAAAATCCAAGATATAATTCTGCAATCAATTAAACCCTTGGAGAATTTTTTTATCATTTTGATAATCGTCGTAGCTCTCTTTATGGCTATGATAGCGATGCAGCTATTTCACTATTTTGCTACAAGAAAAAGAGTATTTACGGATCCGCTTACAAACACATTTAACAGAAACTATCTCGAAGAGCTGCAAAATGTCATAAATCTAAATAATTACAGTATTGCTATGTTAGACCTTGATAAGTTTAAATCCATAAACGACATTTACGGGCATCAAGCAGGTGACTTTATACTTGTTCAAGCTAGTAAAATATTTAAAACTTCCATCAGAGCAAGCGACATACTTGTCAGATACGGCGGAGAGGAGTTTTTACTGCTCATCCATAACAGAAACGGCTCTGCACTGCAAGTGTGCGAAAGGATTAAGGATAGCATCTCCTCAGGAAACTATTTTTATGACGGCAATGAGATTAAGTTAAGCGTCTCCATCGGTCTGCATAAACATCCGGCATTGGAAAAAAATCTACATGAGGCTATTAAAATAGCAGATAAAATGCTCTACAATGCAAAGAAAAACGGAAGAAACAGGATAGAGATTTATGATGAAAAATCACTCTCTGAAAAAAATGACAGCTCCAAAGATATAAGTTTTGTTAAAGAGGCTCTTGATGAAGATAGAGTTACCTGCTACTATCAGCCGATATATGATTATAAAAAATGTGAGATTTACAAATATGAGGCACTGGTTAGAATACTAGCAACCGATGGCAGAGTCGTTACCCCTTTTGAGTTTTTGCCTCAGATAAAAGGGACAAATATGCACTATAAACTCACTCAGAGAATTTTACAAATTGTTTTTGACAAAATAAAAGAGAGCAAAAAAAATATCAGCGTAAATATAAATTTTTCAGACCTTACAAATCCAGACATTCAAGAGACAATTATCAAGCATCTCAAAAGCAATCCTGAGTTGGCACATAAAATTACTTTTGAGATACTTGAGAGTGATGAGATAGATGATGTAGAGCTCTTTAAAGCCAAAACAAATCTGATTCACTCCCTAGGAGCAAAAGTCTCTATAGACGACTTTGGAAGCGGCTACTCAAACTTCAAGACTATCATCGACATAGAGGCAAATTACCTTAAAATAGACGGCTCATTAATCAAAAATATAGATAAAAATATCAAAGATTACAAGGTTGCAAAGAGCATCATACACTTTGCTTCGCAGAGCAATATGCAAACAGTCGCAGAGTTTGTCCACTCAAAAAATGTTTTTGACAAGTTGGTTGAGTTAAATGTCGACTTTATGCAAGGCTACTATATCTCCCAGCCAAAAGCTGCTTTGATTGAGAAAGAAGAGCTTTTTAGATAACTACTTCAAGAGCTTTTGTAAGAGCTTGTCTACCTCTTTGTTTATCTTCTCTTGAACTTCTTTTCCTGCTTCCGTTTTCATAAACTCTTCCAAATTTATCGATACTCTCGGGGCGTCTATATCTCCATTTAGAGCTGCACTTAAGACATTTTTTTTCGCCTGCAAAGTTATGTCGCTGTCTATCTGCTTGGTTTTTGTGTTGATTTTAGCCTCTTTTATCTTTATAGAAGCCTCTGCCGAGCGGAGGTTAAGCGAGGCTAAGATATTGTCTTTATATACTTTTGCATTTATATCGCCGTTAAAAAATTCTTTATACATATCAAATTTTGCAAACTCTTTTACGCCATCAAAAATTTGATTTTTTTCAAACCTTGCATTGGCAACTTGTCCGTTAAGAGCAGCTCCGTTTTGGGTAAAATCTTTTGCGTTGCCGATCTCTACATTCATAAAAAGCAGTCCATCCATATAGTGCGGTTGTTTTAACATAAAGAGCAGTTTTTCTATCTTTAAAGTTTCGATTTTGGCACGAAGCGATGCAAGTTCAAAATCTTTTAAAATCGCCTCAAATACCGTGTCTGATGAAGCCAAATCGCTTATACCGCTTACCGTGAGCCTCTCTTTGTCTCCTTTTGCCTCTCCCTCAAGCTTCAATGAACCTCTGATATCTGTACCGGTAATAGGTTTTAAAGCTTCTAGTTCTTGGATATTTAGCGAATATTTTATATCGGCTTTAAGAGGCTCCGGAACTACCCTGCCCGAAGTGGCAATCTTAAATAGATTTGAAGCAAAATTATAATTATAATCTACATTATCGCCTTTTAGTTTTGCATCAAGATTCATAGAAAAAGAGGTTTTCGGAATAGTTACATTAAAATCGCTTTTCATATATTTGGGATCTATTATTCCGTTTTTGCTCTTTAAAACTATATCTCCGTCCATAGTATGAGGATTTATATTTTTAAAATTTATTTCCAAATCCATGTCTGCCGTCGCGTATGGATTTTTTGCAACCGTGTAAAGCAAAGATGAGAGTTTTGCATCTTTCATTTTTGCGACGATAGAAGTCGGATTCAGATCGGTCAGCTCAACATAATAAGCAGTATGACTATCCCCGATATCGCTTTTGCCGTCTACTTTCATAAATGCCATGTTGCCTTTTACGGTTCCGTTTGTATATAGCGTTCCTCTAAGCGCAGTTAGCGTAAACGGTTCCAAACTCTCCAATTTTTGAAAACCTGCTTCATAGGAGAGTTCAAATGCCCGCGAAAAGAGAGAGTAATCCCCTTCTATCTTTATGGTGTTATTGCTATTTAACTCTAAAATTATCTCAAAATTTCTTGAGGTGAGTGAAAATTTGGTGAGTTTGCTATCTAATTTTGTCTGCTCTCTTATTTTGCTCTCTGCTATCGGCTTTATCAAACCATTGCCAAACGGCGTAAAAAGAACTCCATATACGGTTGCTGTAAATATTAGTAAAATTCCGCCTATCCAAGCTAAATACTTCACGCCGTCTCCTCTGCTGCTAAATTTGATATCAAAACTTCTTCTATAATGATACAATATTAATGATTTTTTTTGTAAACCATATAGTTGATACAAGCAGACTAAAGTTAGTTGACAAAAAATATTTAACTTACCCTTGACATTATTACGCTCAATATGTATAATTCTGTCATCTTTTTAGAAAAGGAGTGATTTAACAACTATGTCAAAAGAAAATAATGAAGAGGTTCAAAGCGAAACTCTTGAAAAGGTTGAACTAGATGATGCGGCGGCAGAAGCAGCAGCCGTTGAAAATGAGTTTAATCTTTTACAAGCCGAGATGGCTGAGCTAAAAGACAAATATGCTCGCGTTCATGCTGATTTTGATAACATCAAAAAGAGATTGGAAAGAGAGAAGTATACGGCAGTCGAATATTCAAACGAAAAGTTTGCCAAAGATATGATTCCCGTTATGGATGCGCTTCAAATGGCTCTCTCATCTACCGCAAGCGTAGCAGATCCCGTAGAACACTTGGAAAAATTAAAAGAGGGGATTGAACTTACTCTAAAGCAGCTCACGACCGCTTTGGAAAAACACGGCGTCAAGATGGTTTCCCACGACGAACCTTTTGATCCGAATATTCACAATGCCATACAAAGCGTAGACAGCGACACGGTAGAGAGCGGGCAGATAGTTCAAACATTTCAAACAGGCTATAAATATAAAGAGAGACCGTTGCGTGAGGCAATGGTAGTTGTGGCGAATTAATTCGTAAACAAAAAGATAGACCATGAATCAAGTTCAGGGTGACGAAAACTTC contains:
- a CDS encoding TonB-dependent siderophore receptor, whose translation is MKISLVLILLTALLFGEEKNLNELLSEYREAGELYNETKEENSGNVIVYSRSDLDRMQAYTLNDILKTIRLFTLKNTKIGMNTLVKSPYSEATTSSVRVFINSHELKSITAGTAMAQYGKMGLNFIDHIEVYQASNSISFGGEPGNMTIRMYTKDPSREDATIIQTSINSEDGGGRAQLIEAKKLDEYSYLANIDVGKSNYDKHNAANGAKLSRDGKRIQAYVSLQKEDNFLVELGAGGENSDIFAGFGPSVRGGSFDSKSMYVNFTKYFDNDLKLILGSDYEEIKVRNLDSMGITLQDRTKAYDLSIENGAQTNNAILEKKAIYGDNYILVGAETRFKKFFLNELKSNGVDKPVIVGPRDLDIYMLYIEDEYKFNKNHSATLGAKVDYYKNYMSESATQKLIRFAYNGQLRDDFSLKFFTQKNYTYPIFAQTTFSPLYYPNPNLKATTGNLVKIEGEYKKDALTLTLGVGGSKSKNGIAFDRVSNRYINNPDTADFRQLFINTKYKFNEDNKLFVEYFIADKDKTHLGSDNGALVQLFNKVGRFDFYNELVYRSAYIDMMGYEIDAGYDYTAGAIYHYSKNLDLKVKGENIFDRASQSNINGVFTSAIERRAIFTLEYTF
- a CDS encoding bifunctional diguanylate cyclase/phosphodiesterase; translated protein: MVKSKDFFIFFLLLVLGIFFIYIYSNIKTTKEDVYNRIETDQIEQISTILNAVQKDFTTSLKIKNSDELLNAFMEEGNAKKYEEIISLIMTANIKYAYILYKDEKNKFRFILDASKTDKASFYQKFDVSRNEYFDVYSTKKPVILKQKDIENLYITLLHPIIINNEVAALFSVDITTKIQDIILQSIKPLENFFIILIIVVALFMAMIAMQLFHYFATRKRVFTDPLTNTFNRNYLEELQNVINLNNYSIAMLDLDKFKSINDIYGHQAGDFILVQASKIFKTSIRASDILVRYGGEEFLLLIHNRNGSALQVCERIKDSISSGNYFYDGNEIKLSVSIGLHKHPALEKNLHEAIKIADKMLYNAKKNGRNRIEIYDEKSLSEKNDSSKDISFVKEALDEDRVTCYYQPIYDYKKCEIYKYEALVRILATDGRVVTPFEFLPQIKGTNMHYKLTQRILQIVFDKIKESKKNISVNINFSDLTNPDIQETIIKHLKSNPELAHKITFEILESDEIDDVELFKAKTNLIHSLGAKVSIDDFGSGYSNFKTIIDIEANYLKIDGSLIKNIDKNIKDYKVAKSIIHFASQSNMQTVAEFVHSKNVFDKLVELNVDFMQGYYISQPKAALIEKEELFR
- the grpE gene encoding nucleotide exchange factor GrpE — encoded protein: MSKENNEEVQSETLEKVELDDAAAEAAAVENEFNLLQAEMAELKDKYARVHADFDNIKKRLEREKYTAVEYSNEKFAKDMIPVMDALQMALSSTASVADPVEHLEKLKEGIELTLKQLTTALEKHGVKMVSHDEPFDPNIHNAIQSVDSDTVESGQIVQTFQTGYKYKERPLREAMVVVAN